In a single window of the Gadus chalcogrammus isolate NIFS_2021 chromosome 20, NIFS_Gcha_1.0, whole genome shotgun sequence genome:
- the impg2a gene encoding interphotoreceptor matrix proteoglycan 2 yields MGRPDEGPGGGTSLQTHPRVLRISEAKVAPVGRGPAGPRRKRDVLLASGVKLCAQETSDQVVANHLGYFHLRVCQETVWEAFKIFWGRLPEQEEYQSWMSQCQDAAVSAQDIGRYFSQSREHQALVKSLTHAPDLGRGGAGHRSSEPAWPLANDQLNNDITLAPPLMTSVLEQVVELSISLIGHSYSEDLADPGSLQYQTLKTQFTETMEDALERLPGFHGVSVLNFREEALVVDYSVTVLVSGAGVSPEQLDYLTLQSNRVENSHHLVEERPTLVFTVSKVRIHGGEALHKTDAESDTPNPPEAPETLESESFDEHLVDAGTADVPILVEDSAENKTDFLEEVPEMDAVILEESQKESPGPGNAISPIDDSIAEEGLIPGDLSLMTTPESPPPETLPAEVASPERAEVITHPEPPVESEASGLEPGDPPSSSETFTTTEAVEDSSETTDDGPIGSQEENAISENILVEQEILTEVQEGAGQESIAESEGEDKEEAINVEDVPQEIEITTVVTETTQEEDHVVSVVVATPAMTEEEEDLPQQPEDLPAINVNPAPPEEPANGEVEEEGEDVVVTGEETGDVIEQENEEEPVEVLSEDPVLEERASDGLGIFVSGDLTEDELLLVNQKEPERPVVNPLHPGPPTALTPERESPFTRISDIVAAVDERSDTGVSVTTMGVQTTVVDLADPTEGDPGYDVIHYGYGATNQTEEDSSGFPAGAPLGTDQVSIAMPVMPQRALMVFFSLRVTNMIFSEDLFNKSSAEYKALEQRFLELLVPYLQSNLSNFQNLEILNFRNGSIVVNSRMKFGKPVPQTVTTAVYLILEDFCNTAYQTMNLAIDKYSLDVESGDQADPCKFQACNEYAECKVNRWTGEAECVCTAGYFSVDLLPCQSICELRADFCLNDGKCDIIPGKGAICRCRVGENWWYRGEHCEEYVSEPLVVGIAIASVAGFLLVASGVIFFLARTLRDQYDKDESEDPIRHAESHPSLERATKYNPMYESEATTGYSHYFRRYPEAPVYSSASAEASTDFSSEEIRHIYENSELTKEEIQDRIRIVELYAKDRQFADFVRHHQASVDIRRESSSAQS; encoded by the exons TTGTGCCCAGGAGACCTCCGATCAGGTGGTGGCCAACCACCTGGGGTACTTCCACCTCAGAG TCTGCCAGGAGACTGTATGGGAGGCTTTCAAGATCTTCTGGGGCCGTCTTCCCGAGCAGGAAGAGTATCAAAGTTGGATGAGCCAATGCCAGGATGCAGCTGTTTCGGCGCAGGATATTGGCCGATATTTCAGCCAATCAAGAGAGCACCAGGCTTTGGTTaagagt CTCACCCACGCCCCAGACCTGGGGAGAGGAGGCGCGGGTCACCGCTCAAG cGAGCCAGCTTGGCCCCTGGCCAATGACCAG CTGAACAATGACATCACTCTGGCGCCGCCCTTGATGACGTCTGTGCtggagcaggtggtggagctgagCATCTCCCTGATTGGTCATAGCTACAGCGAGGACCTGGCGGACCCCGGCAGCCTCCAGTACCAGACCCTTAAGACCCAGTTCACGGAGACG ATGGAGGACGCCCTGGAGCGGCTGCCGGGGTTCCACGGCGTGTCGGTGTTGAACTTCAG GGAGGAGGCGCTGGTGGTGGACTACTCGGTGACGGTGCTGGTGAGTGGGGCGGGCGTAAGCCCCGAGCAGCTGGACTACCTGACCCTGCAGTCCAACCGGGTGGAGAACTCCCATcacctggtggaggagaggcCCACGCTGGTCTTCACCGTCAGCAAGGTCCGGATCCACGGAGGTGAAGCGCTACACAAGACAGACGCCGAGAGTG ATACCCCTAACCCTCCAGAGGCCCCTGAGACCCTCGAGTCTGAGTCCTTTGATGAACATCTA GTTGATGCAGGGACAGCAGATGTCCCCATCCTGGTGGAGGATTCTGCAGAGAACAAGACAGACTTCCTCGAGGAAGTCCCCGAGATGGATGCCGTGATTCTGGAGGAGAGTCAAAAAGAGTCTCCCGGTCCTGGAAATGCCATCTCTCCCATCGATGATA GTATAGCGGAGGAAGGCCTGATACCTGGAGACCTTTCGCTGATGACCACTCCAGAGAGCCCACCGCCAGAGACGCTCCCTGCTGAGGTGGCGTCCCCAGAGCGAGCAGAGGTGATCACTCATCCCGAGCCGCCAGTGGAAAGTGAAGCCTCGGGCCTGGAACCTGGCGATCCTCCATCTTCATCGGAAACATTTACAACTACAGAGGCGGTGGAGGACTCCTCTGAGACAACAGATGACGGGCCGATCGGCAGCCAAGAGGAGAACGCAATCTCTGAAAACATTCTTGTAGAGCAAGAAATCCTGACCGAGGTCCAGGAAGGGGCCGGACAAGAGTCCATTGCTGAATCTGAAGGGGAGGACAAAGAGGAAGCCATCAATGTGGAGGACGTTCCACAGGAGATTGAAATCACCACCGTGGTGACGGAGACCACCCAAGAGGAAGATCATGTTGTCTCAGTGGTGGTGGCTACACCGGCGatgacagaggaagaagaggatctTCCACAACAACCGGAGGATCTCCCGGCCATCAACGTCAACCCAGCCCCTCCTGAGGAGCCTGCAAACGGGGAggtagaagaggagggggaggatgttGTGGTGACAGGGGAGGAAACCGGAGATGTTATAGAGCAGGAGAACGAAGAAGAGCCGGTGGAGGTCTTATCCGAAGACCCGGTGCTGGAAGAAAGGGCATCGGATGGCCTCGGTATCTTCGTGTCAGGTGACCTCACAGAGGATGAGCTCTTATTGGTCAACCAGAAGGAGCCAGAGCGGCCAGTCGTCAATCCtctccaccctggccccccgACCGCCCTGACACCTGAGAGAGAGTCTCCTTTCACTCGCATCTCTGACATCGTAGCGGCCGTAGACGAGCGGTCTGACACGGGAGTGTCCGTCACCACCATGGGT GTGCAGACCACCGTGGTGGACCTGGCTGACCCTACGGAGGGGGACCCTGGCTATGACGTTATTCACTATGGTTACGGGGCGACCAATCAAACAGAGGAGGACAGCAGTGGGTTCCCGGCCGGCGCGCCACTAGGCACCGACCAGGTGAGCATCGCCATGCCTGTGATGCCCCAGCGGGCGCTGATGGTGTTCTTCAGTCTGAGGGTGACCAACATGATCTTCTCAGAAGACCTCTTCAACAAGAGCTCTGCAGAGTACAAGGCCTTGGAGCAACGCTTCCTGGAGCTG CTGGTCCCCTACCTGCAGTCCAACCTGAGTAACTTCCAGAACTTGGAGATCTTGAATTTCCGCAATGGGAGCATTGTGGTGAACAGCAGGATGAAGTTTGGCAAGCCAGTGCCTCAAACTGTCACCACGGCGGTGTACCTGATCCTGGAGGACTTCTGCAACACGGCCTACCAGACCATGAACCTGGCCATCGACAAGTACTCGCTGGATGTCGAATCGG gcGACCAGGCGGACCCCTGTAAGTTCCAGGCGTGTAATGAGTATGCAGAGTGTAAGGTGAACAGGTGGACGGGCGAAGCAGAGTGCGTGTGCACGGCTGGCTACTTCAGTGTGGACCTGCTGCCCTGCCAGAGCATCTGTGAGCTCAGGGCGGACTTCTGCCTCAACGACGGCAAATGTGACATCATCCCTGGCAAAGGGGCAATCtgcag GTGTCGCGTCGGGGAGAACTGGTGGTACCGCGGCGAGCATTGTGAAGAGTACGTATCGGAGCCGCTGGTGGTTGGCATAGCGATAGCCTCGGTGGCGGGCTTCCTGCTGGTGGCCTCCGGGGTGATCTTCTTCCTGGCCAGGACACTGAGGGATCAGTACGACAAGGACGAGTCCGAGGACCCCATACG GCATGCGGAGAGCCACCCGTCTCTGGAGCGGGCGACCAAGTACAACCCAATGTACGAGAGCGAGGCCACCACGGGCTACAGCCACTACTTCCGCCGCTACCCCGAGGCGCCCGTCTACAGCAGCGCCAGCGCAGAGGCCTCCACCGACTTCAGCAGCGAGGAGATCCGACACATTTACGAGAACAGCGAACTCAccaaagag GAAATCCAAGACCGAATACGCATAGTTGAGCTGTACGCTAAGGACCGGCAGTTTGCAGACTTCGTCCGGCATCACCAAGC AAGCGTGGACATCCGTAGAGAAAGCTCATCCGCACAATCGTGA